Sequence from the Arvicola amphibius chromosome 3, mArvAmp1.2, whole genome shotgun sequence genome:
AGAATctgagaagaggaagtcagatcctcatccatcctcctcctcctcctcctcctcctcctcctcctcctcctcttcctcttcttctcctgttTGGCCACCTTGGGAGTTTGACCTCTTACTTTCCCAGCACGGGCCAGGAAACCATGAACTTTACCTTCCAGCATGTGGCCAGCTGCTTCCAAAGTAGTCAGAGCTTCCATGCCACACTGGACTAGGGTGGCCTCATCCTCCAGTGGTGAGCCAGCCAGAAGCAGGACTTGATCCTCCAGGGCAGGGCCTTCCAGTGAGGTCACATGACCTTTGATCTGGGAGACCGTTTCTTGGCTGGTCACCTCAAGGGTGTGGAGTTCCTGGGCGCGTATGAAGAGCTGCATGTTGGCTACTAACCCGCAGACGCCGAGGCTGCCGCAACAAAGATGGAGTCAAGAAAGAgcgccaaactctttttataagcctttaattaccctgatacccaaaccacatgaagacattactaagaaaaggAATTGCAGGCcgatcttactcatgaacattgatgcaaaaatactaaataaaacactggcCAACAGAATCCTAGAACacttcagaaaaattatccaccataaccaagtaggcttcatcctagagatgcagggatggttcaacatatgaaaatctgtcatcATAATACACTATGTAAaatatactggaaaaaaaaagatcatctcattagatactgaaaaagccttcaacaaaatacagcatccctttgtgaaaaaggtcttggagagagtaggaatacaaggaacattcctaaacataataaaggcaatatatagcaagccaacagccaacatcaaactaaatgaagaaaaactcaaaagtgATCCTATggagatcatgaacaagacaaggttgtccactctctccatatcaattcaatatagtatttgaagttctagctagggcaacaagacaataaaaggagataaagaggatataaatcagaaaagaaaactccaactctcactatttgctgatgatatgatagtttacatgagtgaccccaaaaaattctacaaaaaaacttatataactcataaacaccttcagtaatgtagtaggatacaagattaactcaaaaacaatcagtagccctcctttatacagatgataaatgggctgagaaagaaattaaaggaacaTCACCCTTcagaatagccacaaataacataaagtatcctcgagcaactctaaccaaacaagtgaaagacctgtatgataagaactttaaaactttgaagaaagaaattgaagacaacaccagaaaatggaaagatctcccatgttcttgggtaggtagaattaacagagtaaaaaaaatggcaatcttacaaaagcaatctacagattcaatgcaatacctagcaaaataccagcaaaatttttcacagacctcgacagaataatactcaacttaatatggaaaaacaaaaaacccaggatagccaaaataatactgtacaataaaggaacttttggaggcatcacaatccccaaCTTCAAACTCTaatatagagctacagtaatgaaaacagcctggtactggcagaAAAATAGTTAGGAGGACCAAAGGAACCAAATCGAAGGCCCAGATATCAAttaacacacatataaataccttatttttaacaaagaagcaaaataaataaataaataaaatggaaaaaagaaagcatatttagcaaatggttatagcataactggatatcaacatgtagaagaatgaaaatagattcatatctattgtcatacagaaaactcaagtccaaatggatcaaagacctcaacataaaaccaactacgctgaacctcatagaaaagacagtgggaagtacacttgaatgcattgatacaggagactacttcctaaatataaccccagtatcacagacactgagagaaacaattaataaatgggactttctaaaactaagaaacttctgtaaagaaaaggacatggtcaacaagacaaaatggcagcctacagaatgggaaaagatcttcaccaaccccacatcagacagaagtctgaactccaaaatatacgaagaactcaagaaattggtcatcaaaagaacaaacgaTACAATAAAAGGGGGGCAgtagacttaaacagagaactctcaacagaggaatctaaaatggctgaaagacacttaagaaaaggcacaacatccttagccatcagagaaatgcaaatcaaaacaactctgagattccatcttacatctataAGAATGGTCAAGAGCAAAAAGACtaataacaacttatgctggagagaatgtgaggaaaagggaacactcctgcattgctggtgggagtgcaaacttgtacagccattttggaaatcagtatcacaatttctcagaaaattaggaaacaacctatctcaagacccagcaataccacttttggttatatacccaaagaatgctcaatcatatcaaaggacatttgctcaactattttcattgcagtattgtttgtcatagccagaacatggaagaaaaccaaatgccccttgaccaaagaatggataaagaagatgtggtccatttacacactggagtactatacaccagaaaaaaatgacatcatgaaatttgcaggcaaatgcatggatctagaaagcattatattgagtgaggtaacccagacccagaaagacaaatataatatgtactcactcataagtggcttttagacataaaacaaaccaacaaaaaacccaccttaCAATtaacaatcccaaagaacctaaacacaaagaggatcctaagagagacatacatggatctaatctacatgggaagtagaaaaagacaagatctcctgagtaaactgggagcatggggatcatgggagagggtagaagaggaagcagaaaaaaagggaggggagtggagagaaatatataactcaataaaaaaaagtcaacacTTAGAAACTGAGCATGCACTGTTAGATATAAGAGAAGATGTATAGGCAGTTTCCACCATTATTTATCCAGAGTCCAAGGGTAGAAGTGAGAATAAAATTCTGTACCTTGAACAAAATACTGTCAGGGAGACATACTaacatatttaaatgatttttattgttttaaaagggagaagagaaatagaaaaaaaatctataaatacaatatttaaacCTTTGTGTCCTG
This genomic interval carries:
- the LOC121677128 gene encoding ubiquitin-like protein FUBI gives rise to the protein MQLFIRAQELHTLEVTSQETVSQIKGHVTSLEGPALEDQVLLLAGSPLEDEATLVQCGMEALTTLEAAGHMLEGKVHGFLARAGKVRGQTPKVAKQEKKRACSSNGWAGSGACQWLNPASVDVAGLSLVLWKCLAWANPARSLA